In the genome of Photobacterium sp. TY1-4, one region contains:
- the serA gene encoding phosphoglycerate dehydrogenase — translation MAKVSLDKDKIKILLLEGVHPSAIEVLQQAGYTNIEYHKGSLAGDELLEAIQDAHFVGIRSRTQLTEEVFNAAQKLIAVGCFCIGTNQVDLDAAMRRGIPVFNAPFSNTRSVAELVLGETLLLLRGIPEKNAMAHRGEWQKSADHSFEARGKKLGIIGYGHIGTQLGILAENLGMDVYFYDIENKLSLGNATQVPSLSELLNKCDVISLHVPETPGTQDMMGAEEFARMKPGAIFINAARGTVVDIDALCSALESKHLAGAAIDVFPVEPKTNNDPFESPLTKFDNVLLTPHIGGSTQEAQQNIGIEVAGKMAKYSDNGSTLSAVGFPEVSLPEHRNCSRLLHIHENRPGILNQITTIFAADGINIAAQYLQTGPEIGYVVIDVETERAEEALTKLKAIDGTIRARILH, via the coding sequence ATGGCTAAAGTTTCACTGGATAAAGACAAAATTAAGATTCTCTTGCTCGAAGGGGTCCACCCGTCAGCAATTGAAGTTCTGCAGCAAGCCGGCTACACCAATATTGAGTACCACAAAGGCTCCCTGGCCGGGGATGAGCTGCTGGAAGCCATTCAGGATGCACATTTCGTCGGGATCCGCTCCCGCACCCAACTGACCGAAGAAGTTTTCAATGCCGCACAAAAACTGATCGCCGTCGGCTGTTTCTGTATCGGAACCAACCAGGTCGACCTCGATGCCGCCATGCGACGCGGGATCCCGGTCTTCAACGCCCCGTTCTCCAATACCCGCAGTGTCGCTGAGCTGGTGCTCGGGGAAACCCTGCTGCTGCTGCGCGGCATTCCGGAAAAGAATGCCATGGCGCATCGCGGTGAATGGCAGAAATCCGCCGACCACTCGTTTGAGGCCCGCGGCAAAAAACTGGGGATCATCGGTTACGGCCATATCGGGACCCAACTGGGGATCCTGGCTGAAAACCTCGGGATGGATGTTTATTTCTACGATATCGAGAACAAGCTGTCGCTCGGCAATGCGACCCAGGTGCCTTCCCTGAGCGAACTGCTCAATAAATGTGACGTGATCAGCCTGCATGTACCGGAAACCCCGGGCACCCAGGATATGATGGGTGCCGAAGAGTTCGCCCGCATGAAGCCGGGGGCAATCTTTATCAACGCCGCCCGCGGAACGGTCGTCGATATTGACGCCCTGTGCAGCGCCCTGGAAAGCAAACACTTGGCCGGTGCGGCCATCGACGTGTTCCCGGTTGAGCCGAAAACCAACAACGACCCGTTTGAGTCTCCGTTGACCAAATTCGACAACGTATTGCTGACCCCGCACATCGGCGGCTCCACCCAGGAAGCCCAACAGAACATCGGCATCGAAGTCGCCGGTAAGATGGCCAAGTATTCAGACAACGGCTCGACCCTGTCGGCCGTCGGTTTCCCGGAAGTCTCGCTGCCGGAGCACCGTAACTGCTCACGCCTGCTGCATATTCACGAAAACCGCCCGGGGATCCTGAACCAGATCACCACGATTTTCGCCGCAGATGGGATCAACATTGCCGCCCAATACCTGCAAACCGGTCCGGAAATCGGCTATGTGGTGATTGATGTCGAAACCGAGCGCGCCGAAGAAGCCCTGACCAAGCTCAAAGCGATCGACGGCACGATCCGCGCCCGTATTTTGCACTAA
- the rpiA gene encoding ribose-5-phosphate isomerase RpiA, whose protein sequence is MTQDEMKKAAGWAALDYVKKGSIVGVGTGSTVNHFIDALATRKEEIEGAVSSSVASTQRLEELGIPVFDANEVSSLDIYVDGADEINGAFDMIKGGGAALTREKIVAAIAKTFVCIVDDTKQVDVLGQFPLPVEVIPMARSYIGRELVKLGGDPVYREGCVTDNGNIILDVHNMQITDPKLLEDQINALPGVVTVGLFAHRGADVLLVGSPEGVKKFEK, encoded by the coding sequence ATGACACAAGATGAAATGAAGAAAGCTGCCGGTTGGGCTGCTCTGGATTACGTCAAGAAAGGCAGCATTGTCGGGGTCGGCACAGGCTCAACCGTGAATCACTTCATCGATGCACTGGCAACCCGTAAGGAAGAAATCGAAGGCGCGGTCTCAAGCTCCGTCGCGTCCACCCAACGCCTGGAAGAGCTCGGGATCCCGGTCTTCGATGCCAATGAAGTCTCCAGCCTGGATATCTACGTCGACGGCGCAGATGAGATCAACGGCGCATTCGACATGATCAAGGGCGGCGGTGCTGCGCTGACGCGCGAGAAAATTGTCGCTGCCATTGCCAAAACGTTTGTCTGCATTGTCGACGACACCAAGCAAGTCGACGTCCTGGGTCAGTTCCCGCTCCCGGTTGAAGTGATCCCGATGGCACGCTCCTACATCGGCCGCGAGCTGGTGAAACTGGGCGGCGACCCGGTCTACCGTGAAGGTTGCGTGACCGACAACGGCAACATCATCCTGGATGTGCATAACATGCAGATCACGGATCCGAAACTGCTGGAAGATCAAATCAATGCCCTGCCGGGCGTAGTCACCGTCGGCCTGTTTGCCCACCGCGGCGCGGACGTCCTGCTGGTCGGCTCTCCGGAAGGCGTGAAAAAGTTTGAAAAATAA
- a CDS encoding 5-formyltetrahydrofolate cyclo-ligase — protein MKQPVQPSSPRQHIRQHIRLRRRALTPAQQQQASEDLLTQFQQAESALQARHIALYLANDGEIDTRPLIAWLWQQEKSVYLPVLHPFSKGQLLFLHYTPATRMTTNKYQIEEPRLDIRLVKPVHELDLICTPLVAFDSTGQRLGMGGGYYDRTLNRWHHERQGPQPLGLAHDCQQVDVLPFEAWDVPLPEILTPSCHFSWK, from the coding sequence ATGAAACAGCCTGTTCAGCCTTCTTCACCACGCCAGCATATCCGTCAACACATTCGTCTGCGCCGTCGAGCCCTGACTCCGGCCCAGCAGCAACAAGCCAGCGAGGATCTCCTGACGCAATTCCAGCAAGCAGAAAGCGCCTTGCAGGCCCGGCATATTGCCCTGTATCTGGCAAATGACGGGGAAATTGATACCCGCCCGCTGATTGCATGGCTTTGGCAACAGGAAAAATCCGTTTACCTGCCGGTACTCCACCCGTTCAGCAAGGGGCAGCTACTGTTTCTCCACTACACACCGGCCACCCGGATGACCACCAACAAGTACCAGATTGAAGAGCCGCGCTTGGATATTCGCCTGGTCAAACCCGTTCATGAGCTGGATCTGATCTGTACGCCGCTGGTGGCATTTGACAGCACCGGACAGCGCCTGGGCATGGGCGGCGGTTATTATGATCGCACCCTCAACCGTTGGCACCATGAACGGCAGGGACCGCAGCCGCTGGGCCTGGCCCATGACTGCCAGCAGGTGGATGTCCTGCCGTTTGAAGCCTGGGATGTGCCGCTACCGGAAATTCTGACCCCGAGCTGCCATTTCAGCTGGAAGTAA
- the zapA gene encoding cell division protein ZapA encodes MSTQAVEIQILGRNLKVNCPLGQEDALRAAAKDFDQRLQDLSERTNINNAEQLLMFTGLNICNELHSERQVQHQNDANLSNRINELSETLDKALQIQPKR; translated from the coding sequence ATGAGTACTCAGGCTGTTGAAATTCAGATTTTAGGGCGTAACCTAAAGGTAAATTGCCCGCTCGGCCAGGAAGATGCGCTCCGAGCCGCGGCCAAAGATTTTGATCAACGTCTGCAGGACTTGTCCGAACGGACCAACATCAATAACGCCGAGCAGCTGTTGATGTTTACCGGCCTGAACATCTGTAACGAGCTGCATAGCGAGCGTCAGGTACAACACCAGAATGACGCAAATTTATCCAATAGAATCAATGAACTATCAGAAACATTGGATAAGGCATTGCAAATTCAACCAAAGCGTTGA
- a CDS encoding UPF0149 family protein, whose product MSKVTLPAYTAVEAALKDHGLAVTPSELHGLLSGMICGGMSVEDNSWVGPISDYANEGAPLTDGAKAVVSSVYEAAAAELGGLVTLLTTSTATELADAEFHVSLLLPEAGTDLMLRAESLSEWATNFISGLGLMGIEKHKLSPEVAEAVSVLEEIAQLGIDEDDDLAEQAALFENVLAYVPECILTCLVELSQRPGAQEAADEAEPYIPGISPDQKPTLH is encoded by the coding sequence ATGAGCAAAGTGACATTACCCGCGTATACGGCGGTGGAAGCGGCATTGAAAGATCATGGTCTGGCGGTTACGCCGTCAGAGCTCCATGGTTTGCTGAGCGGGATGATTTGTGGCGGGATGTCGGTTGAAGATAACAGCTGGGTCGGCCCGATTAGTGACTATGCCAATGAGGGCGCGCCACTGACTGACGGTGCCAAAGCTGTGGTCAGCAGTGTCTATGAAGCGGCGGCTGCGGAGCTGGGCGGATTGGTGACCCTGTTAACCACCTCGACTGCGACCGAGCTGGCCGATGCGGAGTTTCATGTGTCGCTGTTGTTGCCGGAAGCCGGGACCGATTTGATGCTGCGTGCAGAGAGCCTGAGCGAGTGGGCGACCAACTTTATTTCCGGGCTGGGCCTGATGGGGATCGAGAAACACAAGCTGTCACCGGAGGTGGCGGAAGCGGTCTCCGTGCTGGAAGAAATCGCACAACTGGGGATCGATGAAGACGATGATCTGGCCGAGCAAGCGGCATTGTTTGAAAACGTGCTGGCCTATGTGCCGGAATGTATCCTGACCTGTCTGGTCGAGCTGAGCCAACGTCCGGGCGCGCAGGAAGCTGCGGATGAGGCAGAGCCTTATATTCCGGGGATCAGCCCGGATCAGAAGCCGACCCTGCATTAA